In Luteitalea sp., a single window of DNA contains:
- a CDS encoding AAA family ATPase: MKFSELAPIPDWLPSKLSAPIERPEGGVAPIGELDTESAIGLASHYLQHDAEPAIENAGGDATTFMVAARATDFGLSPGVCLNLMAEHYNPRCEPPWDLEDLSRKVDNAARYRKTPPGIANPANEFEPVVAARAWVTFGEGRRRALTNTRPLIKGLLDSAALSVVFGQPNAGKSYIVLDWAWRIATGTPWMGRKVAQGVAVYVAMEGARGLFKRLEALKRKHDTPDDVPLVIIPQAFNLRSADGVKRLLGILKEIEAEIGPIVFLAIDTLVAALAGGSDTDPSDMGLYLKHAAAIQAATGAHVCTVHHAGKDIGRGARGWSGLLGTIDTEIEVHDNTVRDTKQRDLEKVTSAGFKLESLHLGVDADGDPVTACVVNYVTAPEFDLELTPAEEDMASVVEEIADGKTPNPAGETIVTLDEIKVAWYLKADKNLCPVVGSKDAIRKLADRSGQKLGWKKHKRGQYVVRSGQKRTKADNLVV, from the coding sequence ATGAAATTCTCTGAACTGGCGCCGATCCCCGATTGGCTGCCGTCGAAACTCTCCGCACCGATCGAGCGGCCCGAAGGCGGCGTAGCCCCCATCGGCGAGCTCGACACCGAATCAGCCATCGGGCTTGCCAGCCACTACCTGCAGCACGACGCCGAGCCGGCGATCGAGAACGCCGGCGGCGACGCCACCACGTTCATGGTCGCAGCTCGCGCTACAGACTTCGGGCTGTCGCCGGGCGTGTGTCTGAACCTCATGGCGGAACACTACAACCCACGATGCGAGCCACCGTGGGACTTGGAGGATTTGTCACGGAAAGTTGACAACGCGGCGCGCTACAGAAAGACGCCACCAGGCATCGCCAACCCGGCGAACGAGTTCGAGCCTGTGGTGGCTGCGCGCGCATGGGTCACGTTCGGAGAAGGCCGGCGCCGCGCGCTCACCAACACCCGGCCCCTCATAAAGGGACTGCTCGACAGCGCGGCGCTCTCGGTCGTGTTCGGGCAGCCCAACGCAGGCAAATCGTACATCGTGCTCGACTGGGCGTGGAGGATCGCCACCGGGACACCCTGGATGGGCCGCAAGGTGGCGCAGGGAGTAGCCGTCTACGTGGCGATGGAGGGTGCAAGGGGGCTGTTCAAACGCCTCGAAGCCCTCAAGCGCAAGCACGACACCCCCGACGATGTGCCGTTGGTTATCATCCCACAGGCGTTCAACCTGCGAAGCGCGGATGGGGTGAAGAGGCTCCTCGGTATCCTGAAGGAGATCGAGGCTGAGATCGGGCCGATTGTCTTTTTGGCTATCGACACCTTGGTGGCGGCGTTGGCAGGCGGCAGCGACACCGATCCTTCGGACATGGGGCTGTATCTCAAACACGCGGCGGCCATCCAGGCGGCTACCGGGGCACACGTGTGCACCGTTCACCACGCGGGTAAGGACATAGGCCGCGGCGCCCGCGGCTGGTCGGGGCTGCTGGGAACGATCGACACCGAGATCGAGGTGCACGACAACACCGTCAGGGACACCAAGCAACGCGACCTGGAGAAGGTCACGTCCGCGGGCTTCAAGCTCGAATCGCTCCACCTTGGAGTCGATGCGGACGGCGACCCGGTGACGGCGTGCGTGGTGAATTACGTGACGGCCCCCGAGTTTGACCTGGAACTGACGCCAGCCGAGGAGGACATGGCGTCCGTCGTGGAGGAAATCGCAGACGGAAAAACCCCAAATCCGGCCGGCGAAACAATCGTCACGTTGGACGAAATAAAGGTAGCATGGTATTTAAAAGCGGACAAGAACCTTTGTCCGGTTGTAGGATCAAAAGACGCAATCAGGAAGTTAGCGGACAGAAGCGGACAGAAGTTGGGATGGAAAAAACACAAGCGCGGCCAGTATGTTGTGAGAAGCGGACAGAAGCGGACAAAAGCGGACAATTTAGTTGTCTAG